Proteins encoded by one window of Clostridium cagae:
- a CDS encoding FapA family protein: MEFGAKIVNRKIIIQDEIDNEMCSIENGPITIKVCDKIKVYINKKLCKVNNTYEVTSKDDIECKSISTEEVRAAAVNIARDKMKAFVTVNYAPKIEYGLKDKECVLNLVLTTEVINEKHPEPFNISELKKILRERGVVYGIDEEALKIASESKEKEILVAKGDEPITDIPSEIKPLFTPTKMFFPDFDSKEKIDYKNLFRISNVKAGDKIAEIIPEVLGKDGMNVLGQVVKKDYIRNEPIKTSKGCKIENNDVIALIDGKAHILNRSIGVNTVFSVESVNMETCNITFCGDIEVYNNVDDNMSVNAGGSLDVSHNVNTSNVVTGGEITILGSAISSKILCGQIDMQKKDYYELLSLYKENVLSIINIMKQANSENMKMDFRTTLNLVIDTKFKEFKKLSLDIVSTNIKNKIRYNKLVDLIRDKVLMNGMLDLNSMRQLNNFNNILDDELEYYNKNIIVPLDVKLNYCQDCYIKSTGNIIINGNGEYTSYLNAMKDIIFAKPNSVARGGFLDAQGNISVGVVGSSACVATALKVPKSGRISATIAYPNTKFCFGNSTLILEEKLENITMYYDEHFRSIEISKSAYSRIGKYS, from the coding sequence ATGGAATTTGGAGCTAAAATTGTTAATAGAAAGATAATAATACAAGATGAGATTGATAATGAGATGTGCTCTATTGAAAATGGGCCTATAACTATAAAAGTATGTGACAAGATAAAAGTATATATCAACAAAAAACTTTGCAAAGTAAATAATACTTATGAAGTTACTTCAAAGGATGATATAGAGTGTAAAAGTATAAGTACAGAAGAAGTAAGGGCAGCTGCAGTTAATATAGCTAGAGATAAAATGAAGGCTTTTGTGACAGTAAATTATGCACCTAAGATAGAATATGGACTTAAAGACAAAGAGTGTGTTTTAAACTTAGTTTTAACTACTGAAGTAATAAATGAAAAGCATCCAGAACCTTTTAATATATCTGAATTAAAGAAGATATTAAGAGAAAGGGGTGTTGTATATGGTATAGATGAAGAGGCTTTAAAGATTGCATCAGAAAGTAAAGAAAAAGAAATTCTTGTTGCTAAAGGAGATGAGCCTATAACAGATATACCATCAGAAATAAAACCTTTATTTACACCAACTAAAATGTTTTTTCCGGATTTTGACTCAAAAGAAAAAATAGATTATAAGAATTTATTTAGAATTTCAAATGTTAAGGCTGGAGATAAAATAGCTGAAATAATCCCAGAGGTTCTTGGAAAAGATGGGATGAATGTACTTGGACAAGTTGTTAAAAAAGATTATATAAGAAATGAACCAATAAAAACATCCAAAGGGTGTAAAATAGAAAATAATGATGTTATAGCATTAATAGATGGAAAAGCACACATATTAAATAGAAGTATTGGAGTTAATACAGTTTTTTCTGTGGAAAGTGTAAATATGGAAACATGCAATATTACTTTTTGTGGTGATATTGAAGTTTATAATAACGTTGATGATAATATGAGTGTTAATGCTGGTGGTTCTTTAGATGTAAGTCATAATGTAAATACATCTAACGTAGTTACTGGCGGAGAAATTACCATTTTAGGAAGTGCAATTAGTTCTAAGATTTTATGTGGCCAAATTGATATGCAAAAAAAAGATTATTATGAGTTATTAAGTTTATACAAGGAAAATGTTTTATCAATAATTAATATTATGAAACAAGCAAATTCAGAAAATATGAAAATGGATTTTAGAACAACATTAAACTTAGTAATAGACACTAAATTTAAAGAATTTAAAAAGCTATCTTTAGATATAGTATCAACTAATATAAAAAATAAAATAAGATATAACAAATTAGTAGATCTAATTAGAGATAAGGTTCTTATGAATGGTATGCTCGATTTAAATTCTATGAGACAATTAAATAATTTTAATAATATATTAGATGATGAATTAGAATACTATAATAAAAATATTATAGTTCCTTTAGATGTAAAATTGAATTATTGTCAGGATTGCTATATAAAATCTACAGGAAATATTATAATAAATGGCAATGGAGAATATACTTCTTATTTAAATGCTATGAAAGATATAATATTTGCTAAACCTAATTCAGTTGCTAGAGGTGGATTTTTAGACGCACAAGGCAATATAAGTGTAGGAGTTGTAGGGAGTAGTGCTTGTGTAGCTACAGCTTTAAAAGTTCCTAAGTCTGGACGAATAAGTGCTACAATTGCTTATCCCAATACAAAATTTTGCTTTGGAAATTCTACATTAATATTAGAAGAAAAACTTGAAAATATCACTATGTATTATGATGAACATTTTAGGAGTATTGAAATTTCTAAATCAGCATATAGTAGGATTGGGAAATATAGTTAA
- a CDS encoding CHAP domain-containing protein has translation MKKRYLTKIILTSLTITMLLSLNSITAYAAWQKDSQNRWSWIENETKTTGWKNIDNSWYYFNMNGLMNTGWLKDNDEKWYYLASSGTMQIGWFKDNDNKWYHLSRSGAMDISWLKDEDNKWYYLSNSGVMLTGWLKDKNEKWYYLSNNGSMDIGWLEDKGNIYYLNSGGEMVTGKLTIDGDVYIFSENGQLLSKEISNSIESDETSSDEIRKGYVITESSPLNVREEPSASSNILGTVPKKSKVKVIGNEVNGFYKISYNDLTGWSSSEWIKLISDDDEIVNDDNEDLDEGLNVELGEERTAPPASDNKYYYSNNNIFYKVKLSPPFLKDDGSPIVGNCTWYAWGRIWELTGQAPVDAKFLGNGYEWWQSNLNTGKYKTGDKPRVGALAVWKPSLVGSGGFGHVAVIEKIENGKVYISESSWHGSLFKYRELYNTQDLYGYIYLDEPNY, from the coding sequence GTGAAAAAAAGATATCTAACGAAGATAATACTAACATCGTTAACAATTACTATGTTACTAAGTTTAAATTCAATAACAGCATATGCTGCATGGCAAAAAGATTCACAAAACAGGTGGAGTTGGATTGAAAATGAGACTAAAACAACTGGATGGAAAAATATCGATAATTCTTGGTATTATTTCAATATGAATGGTCTTATGAATACAGGATGGTTAAAAGATAATGATGAGAAGTGGTATTACTTAGCAAGTAGTGGAACAATGCAAATTGGATGGTTTAAGGATAATGATAATAAATGGTATCACTTATCTAGAAGTGGAGCAATGGATATAAGTTGGCTTAAAGATGAAGATAATAAATGGTATTATCTTTCAAATAGTGGTGTTATGCTTACTGGATGGTTAAAAGATAAAAATGAAAAATGGTATTACTTATCTAATAATGGCTCAATGGATATTGGTTGGTTAGAAGATAAAGGCAATATTTATTATCTTAATTCTGGTGGTGAAATGGTAACTGGAAAATTAACAATTGATGGAGATGTATATATATTCTCTGAAAATGGCCAATTACTAAGTAAAGAAATATCTAATTCAATTGAAAGTGATGAGACAAGCTCTGATGAGATTAGAAAAGGATATGTTATAACAGAAAGCTCACCATTAAATGTAAGAGAAGAACCATCAGCTTCATCAAATATATTGGGAACTGTACCTAAGAAAAGCAAAGTAAAGGTTATAGGCAATGAAGTAAATGGTTTCTATAAAATTTCATATAATGATTTAACAGGATGGTCAAGTAGTGAGTGGATAAAACTTATAAGTGATGATGATGAAATAGTGAATGATGATAATGAAGATTTAGATGAAGGGTTAAACGTAGAACTTGGTGAAGAAAGAACAGCACCGCCAGCTTCGGATAACAAATATTATTATTCTAATAATAATATATTTTATAAAGTAAAACTTTCACCGCCATTTTTAAAGGATGATGGAAGTCCTATTGTAGGAAACTGCACATGGTATGCATGGGGACGCATATGGGAACTTACGGGACAAGCACCGGTTGATGCAAAATTTTTAGGCAATGGTTATGAATGGTGGCAATCTAATCTTAATACTGGTAAATATAAAACTGGAGATAAACCTAGAGTAGGAGCGTTAGCAGTATGGAAACCATCTTTAGTAGGTTCAGGTGGATTTGGTCATGTTGCGGTAATTGAAAAAATAGAAAATGGTAAAGTATATATATCAGAATCATCTTGGCATGGATCACTGTTTAAGTATAGAGAATTATATAATACACAAGATTTATATGGATATATATATCTAGATGAACCGAACTATTAA